The following DNA comes from Janthinobacterium sp. TB1-E2.
ATGGATAATTTCTGGCAGGCCTGTTCCGCGCAGTTGGAACTGGAGCTGACACCGCAACAATTCAGTGCGTGGATCAAACCGCTTATCCCTCTCGATTACGAAGAGGGCAAGCTGCGCATTGCTGCGCCCAATCGCTTCAAGCTCGATTGGGTCAAGACCCAGTTCGCCAGCCGCATCACTGCCCTGGCCATTCAGTACTTCGAAGCGCCGACGGAAGTGCAGTTCGTGCTCGACCCGCGCCTGGCCTTGCCGAAGAAGCCCGTTGCCGCCAGCACCCCGGCCAGCGATCCGAATGGCGGCGCGCCCAGCGCGCGCGCCGCGGAGCCGCAGCCCAGCGTGCCGGAACTGAGCATCGGCGCCGCCCCGCGCCGCGAGCAGAGCCGCATCAACACCGACCTGACCTTCGACAGCTTTGTTACGGGTAAGGCCAACCAATTGGCGCGCGCCGCCGCCATCCAGGTGGCGAACAATCCGGGCGTGTCGTATAACCCGCTGTTCTTCTACGGCGGCGTCGGCCTCGGTAAAACCCACTTGATCCACGCCATCGGCAACCAGGTGATGGCCGACAATCCGGGCGCAAAAATTCGCTACATCCACGCGGAACAGTACGTTCGCGACGTAGTGACCGCTTACCAGCGCAAGGGTTTCGACGATTTCAAGCACTACTATCACTCGCTCGACATGCTGCTGATCGATGATATCCAGTTCTTTGGCGGCAAGAGCCGCACGCAGGAAGAGTTCTTCTATGCGTTCGAGGCATTAATTGCAGCGAAGAAACAGATCATCATCACCTCGGATACGTATCCGAAGGAAATCACGGGCATGGACGACCGCCTGATCTCGCGCTTCGACTCGGGCCTGACGGTGGCCATCGAACCGCCGGAACTGGAAATGCGCGTAGCGATTCTGTTGAAAAAAGCCAAGCAGGAAGGCGTGACATTCTCCGACGACGTGGCCTTCTTTGTCGCCAAGCACTTGCGCTCGAACGTGCGCGAGCTCGAAGGCGCGCTGCGCAAGATCCTTGCGTACTCGCGATTCCATGGCAAAGACATCACCATCGATATCGTCAAGGAAGCCCTGAAGGACTTGCTGTCGGTGCAGAACCGCCAGATTTCCGTGGAAAACATCCAGAAAACCGTGGCCGACTTCTTCAATATCAAGGTTGCCGACATGTATTCGAAACGCCGCCCCGCGAATATCGCCCGGCCGCGCCAGATCGCCATGTACCTGGCCAAGGAATTGACACAGAAGAGCCTGCCGGAGATCGGCGAACTGTTCGGCGGCCGCGACCACACCACGGTGCTGCATGCCGTGCGCAAGATCGCGCTGGACCGCACCAAGAATCCGGAATGCAACCATGAATTGCATGTGCTGGAGCAAACATTAAAAGGCTAAGCGCCGCTTGAGCAAGACTGGCTCAAAACGTGCTTTACCCTTATCATCTGGGAGGGCACCGCAGCCGGTCTGTCGGGGCTCCCTATGGCAACAATTGTTAAATTAATACGTTAAACGTCGTACTGTTCAACCTATACATTGAGGATAAATATGCAATTGGTCAAAACCACCCGAGATACCCTTCTCCGGCCACTGCAGATCGTGAGCGGTATTGTCGAGCGTCGGCACACTATGCCGATTCTGGCCAATATCCTCATCCGCAAAGACGGTGAAAATGTCTCCTTCCTGTCGACCGACACCGAAGTGCAGATCACCACGCACGCGGAAATCGGTTCCGGCGCGGATGTCACCGGCACCACCGTGGCCGCGCGCAAGCTGCTGGACATCCTGCGCGCCCTGCCCGAATCGGGCGACGTCACGATGACCCTGCTGAACAAGCGCCTGACCGTGCAAACGGGCAAGTCGCGTTTCGCCCTGCAAACCCTGGCGGCTGAAGAGTTCCCAACCGTGCAACAGGCGGAAAGCTACAACGCCTCCGTCACCCTGCCGCAAAAAACGCTGAAGCACCTGTTCAACATGGTGCATTTCTCGATGGCGCAGCAAGACATCCGCTACTACCTGAACGGCTTGTTGCTGGTTCTGG
Coding sequences within:
- the dnaA gene encoding chromosomal replication initiator protein DnaA, producing MDNFWQACSAQLELELTPQQFSAWIKPLIPLDYEEGKLRIAAPNRFKLDWVKTQFASRITALAIQYFEAPTEVQFVLDPRLALPKKPVAASTPASDPNGGAPSARAAEPQPSVPELSIGAAPRREQSRINTDLTFDSFVTGKANQLARAAAIQVANNPGVSYNPLFFYGGVGLGKTHLIHAIGNQVMADNPGAKIRYIHAEQYVRDVVTAYQRKGFDDFKHYYHSLDMLLIDDIQFFGGKSRTQEEFFYAFEALIAAKKQIIITSDTYPKEITGMDDRLISRFDSGLTVAIEPPELEMRVAILLKKAKQEGVTFSDDVAFFVAKHLRSNVRELEGALRKILAYSRFHGKDITIDIVKEALKDLLSVQNRQISVENIQKTVADFFNIKVADMYSKRRPANIARPRQIAMYLAKELTQKSLPEIGELFGGRDHTTVLHAVRKIALDRTKNPECNHELHVLEQTLKG